Proteins co-encoded in one Salarias fasciatus chromosome 4, fSalaFa1.1, whole genome shotgun sequence genomic window:
- the si:ch211-198p11.6 gene encoding uncharacterized protein si:ch211-198p11.6, which yields MQPIWELSIPLPAVMIITVSLYMLLLGISFWIRYCLQDKCSADCCDCCPSVSVCEQCFRLAEMCDCSLPTVGSLLPASCPAPSCPRWDCACTCQPPECESCNCLCFEIRIK from the exons aTGCAG CCCATCTGGGAGCTGTCCATCCCCCTGCCGGCAGTGATGATCATCACAGTCAGCCTCTACATGCTCCTTCTGGGGATCAGCTTCTGGATCAGATACTGTCTGCAG GACAAGTGCTCTGCGGACTGCTGTGACTGCTGTCCCAGCGTCTCGGTGTGTGAACAGTGCTTCAGACTGGCGGAGATGTGCGACTGCAGCCTCCCGACCGTGGGCAGCCTCCTGCCTGCGTCCTGTCCCGCGCCCTCA TGTCCCCGGTGGGACTGCGCCTGCACCTGCCAGCCTCCAGAGTGCGAGTCCTGCAACTGTCTGTGCTTCGAGATCCGCATCAAGTAG
- the LOC115386586 gene encoding transmembrane protease serine 9-like, producing the protein MASYRVMCVTAVLSLLIPESASQLSICGIAPQNNRIVGGVVAPDNNWPWQASVLSSSNRHFCGGFLVNDVWVLSAAHCFEGTTASQVRVAVGRQRQFGSNPNQVIRNVDQIINHPEYNTDTSDNDIALLRLESAVPVNEISIVPICLAAPDSSIHTGVSTFVTGWGTLQEGGSTSNELMEVRVPIVGNRQCNCNYGVGRITDNMICAGEEGKDACQGDSGGPLVTKQGDRWVGIGVVSFGFGCARPDFPGVYARVSRYMSWINENIETNQPGYVTVTSTGTDSDLSVTCRGLPDPETSTTTTTTTTTPPTTTPQPVVCGQAPLNSRIVEGSSVASAGIWPWIASLQRNGLHVCGGTLVSEDAVMSDADCFSSSSVASEWTVVLGRLQQSGSNPFEMTLNVTNITLSSLSGSNVALLSLSSPPTLSNYIQPICLDDGRTFAEGTTCWAAGWSSGRGGDQQVLQEIQTSVASCGNTSTSDNICTTNFTLEQGDVGGPLMCQLSGSWFQAAVLTLQNSSTRAVRADTVNVFDRVDRFNVFLRDNLGTFLSTGTTGGAAAHTGTLFSVLLNLLVLVTSLQLFL; encoded by the exons ATGGCTTCCTACAGGGTGATGTGTGTGACGGCTGTGCTGAGTCTGCTGATTCCAG agtctGCGTCGCAGCTATCCA TATGTGGCATAGCGCCTCAGAACAACAGGATCGTTGGAGGAGTGGTGGCCCCTGACAACAACTGGCCCTGGCAGGCCAGTGTGCTCAGTTCTTCTAACAGACACTTCTGTGGAGGGTTCCTCGTTAATGACGTGTGGGTGCTGAGCGCCGCTCACTGCTTCGAGGG GACCACAGCAAGCCAGGTGCGAGTGGCCGTGGGTCGTCAGCGTCAATTCGGATCTAATCCCAACCAGGTGATTCGGAACGTCGACCAGATCATCAATCACCCTGAATACAACACTGATACCAGCGACAACGACATAGCCCTGCTCAGGCTGGAATCAGCGGTGCCCGTGAATGAGATTAGTATCGTGCCCATCTGCCTGGCAGCCCCGGACAGCTCCATCCACACGGGGGTCAGCACCTTCGTCACCGGCTGGGGCACATTACAAGAGGGAG gCTCTACTTCCAacgagctgatggaggtgagggTGCCGATTGTGGGGAACAGACAATGTAACTGTAACTATGGCGTGGGCCGGATCACAGACAACATGATTTGTGCTGGAGAAGAAGGGAAGGACGCCTGTCAG GGGGATTCAGGAGGTCCACTGGTCACCAAGCAGGGCGACCGTTGGGTTGGAATTGGAGTTGTGAGTTTCGGATTTGGTTGTGCCAGACCTGACTTCCCAGGAGTGTACGCCCGAGTGTCCCGCTACATGAGCTGGATCAATGAGAACATCGAAACCAACCAGCCAGGCTACGTCACCGTCACGTCCACGGGGACTGACAGCGACCTGAGTGTCACCTGCCGAGGCCTCCCAGATCCAGaaacctccaccaccaccaccaccaccaccaccacccctccaaCTACCACACCCCAGC CGGTGGTGTGCGGTCAGGCCCCGTTGAACTCCCGTATTGTGGAGGGGAGCTCGGTGGCCTCAGCTGGCATTTGGCCGTGGATTGCGAGCCTGCAGAGGAACGGGTTGCACGTGTGTGGTGGGACTCTGGTGTCCGAGGACGCTGTGATGAGCGACGCCGACTGCTTCTCAAG CTCCTCGGTGGCGTCCGAGTGGACCGTGGTGTTGGGTCGACTGCAGCAGAGCGGCTCCAACCCCTTCGAGATGACGCTGAACGTGACAAACATCACTCTGAGCAGCCTGAGTGGCTCCAACGTGGCGCTGCTGAGTCTGTCCAGTCCACCCACCCTGTCCAACTACATCCAGCCCATCTGCCTGGACGACGGACGCACCTTCGCCGAGGGAACCACCTGCTGGGCCGCCGGCTGGAGctcaggacgaggaggag ATCAACAAGTTCTCCAGGAGATCCAGACCTCAGTGGCCAGCTGTGGAAACACGTCCACCTCGGACAACATCTGTACCACCAACTTCACTCTGGAGCAG GGCGACGTCGGCGGCCCGTTGATGTGTCAGCTGAGCGGCTCGTGGTTTCAGGCCGCCGTGTTAACGCTTCAAAACAGCTCGACCAGGGCGGTCCGCGCCGACACGGTGAACGTCTTCGACAGAGTGGACCGCTTCAACGTCTTTCTGAGGGACAACCTGGGCACGTTCCTGTCCACCGGCACCACCGGGGGGGCCGCCGCTCATACCGGCACCCTTTTCTCCGTCCTCCTCAACCTCCTGGTCCTCGTCACGAGTCTCCAGCTGTTTTTATAG